The Triticum dicoccoides isolate Atlit2015 ecotype Zavitan chromosome 6A, WEW_v2.0, whole genome shotgun sequence genome has a window encoding:
- the LOC119314475 gene encoding protein BTR1-like, which yields MASSSPPPSSTASRDDDDDDRRQDAMWERRTHARILVSDADAGCIIGKAGSDIHAMEARSGAHIKLSGRGRPLPGTDRRVVLVSGLFRTVMDAAELVLEKLFYLGDQVIDAEATVVLVVPDACCGALIGKGGEVIKSLAEESNAGITVSPHDICYGFHDRLVTITGHLDNQLQAVFLILSELLDDVRYSSSVASLSFPSSSVRYGGDGQDEHVERYHTRPDTPVRSPDYDSHVQGTLTMGVADEYVGAIIGYGGRTIQEIERVTGVQIKIVKGEFIPGTNEREVVISGTREAVDAAEAMIVQRVSDAAKGRRRQQGGGGGDRRPVKEVE from the exons atggcctcctcctcgccgcccccgAGCTCCACCGCCtcccgcgacgacgacgacgacgaccgccGCCAAG ATGCGATGTGGGAGAGGCGGACGCACGCGAGGATCCTGGTCTCGGACGCCGACGCGGGCTGCATCATCGGCAAGGCCGGCTCCGACATCCACGCTATGGAGGCCCGCTCCGGGGCCCACATCAAGCTCTCCGGGCGAGGCCGGCCCCTCCCCGGCACGGACCGCAGGGTCGTCCTCGTCTCCGGCCTCTTCCGCACCGTCATGGACGCCGCAGAGCTCGTCCTCGAGAAGCTCTTCTACCTG GGCGACCAGGTGATTGACGCTGAGGCCACCGTGGTGCTCGTGGTGCCCGACGCCTGCTGCGGCGCGCTCATCGGCAAAGGAGGGGAGGTCATCAA GTCCTTAGCTGAGGAGTCAAATGCTGGAATCACGGTCTCACCCCACGACATCTGCTACGGTTTCCATGATAGACTGGTTACGATCACTGGACACTTGGACAATCAGCTGCAGGCAGTATTTCTTATACTGTCCGAGTTGCTTGACGACGTCCGCTACTCATCCTCCGTTGCAA GCCTTAGTTTTCCAAGTTCAAGTGTTCGGTATGGCGGTGATGGGCAAGATGAGCATGTCGAAAGATACCACACCAGG CCTGACACACCCGTGAGATCGCCTGACTACGACAGCCATGTGCAAGGGACCCTCACCATGGGTGTCGCGGACGAGTACGTGGGCGCCATCATCGGCTATGGCGGGAGGACCATACAAGAGATCGAACGG GTTACGGGCGTGCAGATCAAAATCGTGAAGGGGGAGTTCATACCTGGGACGAACGAGAG GGAGGTGGTGATCAGCGGGACACGGGAGGCGGTCGATGCGGCGGAGGCGATGATCGTGCAGCGGGTCTCGGACGCCGCCAaaggtcgccgccggcagcagggtggcggcggtggcgacaGGCGGCCTGTGAAGGAAGTGGAGTAG